The sequence below is a genomic window from Bremerella alba.
GTTTGATCCGCCGATTGATATGAATTAAGTGCGGAACTGGAAGTAGAACAGCAAACCAGCAATCGTTTTGCCGTCGGCGATACGTCCGTCTTGGATCATGGTCTTGGCTTCGTTCAGCGTTACGACGTGATTCTCGATCTCTTCCCCTTCTTCCCGAGCCGGCGCGTGCATCGTGAGTCCTGTGGCCAGATAGGTGTACATTCGTTCGTCCATAACGCCTGGCGAAGGATAATAAGTCGATAGCAGTTGGATCTTGTCTGCGCGGTAGCCTGTTTCTTCTTCTAGCTCACGGCCAGCAGTAATTTCCGGAGCTTCGTTCGGTTCAAGCGTTCCGGCAGGTAGCTCTAAAAGCGTTTGCTCGACAGCAATGCGATAGTTCTTGATAAGACAAACGTGGTTGTCATCGACCAGCGGAAGAATGACGGCGGCACCAGGATGACGCATAACATCACGTGGACGTTCACCTTGCCAGACCCGTTCAACGTTGAAACGAACGCCTTTAAAGACCGTTTCATTCTGCGGCATGAGCTATCTCTCCTTTTTTGCTTTTAACTTTACTGGTAGTGGAACGTGAATTGCACTCTCTATTTTGGACGCATTGACAGGGTCGTCAAAGAAGGCAGGCCCCCAAGCTTTTCCTGCCTAACAATCATTCAATGCATTGAATTTGGTAATCTACATGGAGATGCTAGGTATGGAATTGTTATGGGCAGAACTCAACCTTAGCTCAATCTTCTTCAATGATTGGGACAGTTTGGCGCGGACGTTCGTTATTGGAGTCGCCGCTTACATCGCCCTAGTTTTGGGACTTCGAGTTAGCGGCAATCGAACATTATCGAAAATGAATGCGTTTGATTTCGTTGTCACTATCGCCTTGGGTTCGACGTTAGCTACGATTTTGTTGAACAAGCAGACCGCTTTGGCAGAGGGGCTTGTCGCTTTTTCTGTTTTGATAGGGCTCCAATATTTAGTCACCTGGTCAAGTGCCCGGGCTCCCTGGGTGAAGCGAATTGTGACAGGAGAACCTCGCTTGGTGTTTTACGATGGGCAGTTTCTTAAGGAGGAAATGAAGCGATCTCGTATCACCAATGAAGAAGTCCTGTCAGCTATCCGGAGTGCTGGATATGCCGATATCTCGAATGTCGGTGGAGTCATTCTTGAAACCGATGGATCTTGCAGCGTGATTCAGCTCACTGGTGACGTCACCGGTTCCTCCCTGCGAGATGTAAGCACGAAGCAAGCATCACGTGGCGAATTCATCTCGTCGACTTCATAAAGTCTCTTCTCCAAGGACTGGCGTCTCTTGATCTATTACCTGCTCCGCTGCATCAACCGAGATCAAGATGTCCGACTGCTTGCCGAGCGAATAGAGCATCTGAAAGGCAAGGTTACAGATTGCCACGCCAGTCAAAGCCGCGATCAACATGGTGCCTGACACTTGTTCATGAACGAGTGTCCACACGAATTGTCCTATGCAAAGTATCGACACGGCGATCAATGTTGGGGTTCGGCTGATTAGATTCACAACGATTGCTCCGAAAGGGGCCCCCAGTGCGACAATCGGAGCGGCCGCCAACCAATACGAAAAGACTTGCGGATCAATTGCATAGAACTCAGGGCGAGCCTGGGCAAGTACGAGGTTCGATCCGATGCCAACCAGTGAAGTAAACGCCATGAGGACCACAGACGTTGGGATGGCAATTTTCAGGTCAGCACGATAAAGCAGCACAAGGGTTGCGTAGATCATCATATCGATGCCAACGCCTGTGATCGACGAGGCGACGCCGCCCACGAGCCCGATGAAAATGCCAAGGGAAAACTCATGCGGAGACGCTTGATCGGCCACTCCCTGGTTGGAAGTTAGTTCTCTCAACTTCACTAAGTGCAGAATGCCAAAGCTTGCCCAGATCACGCCGAAGATCAGCTTGACCCACAAGTCGGGCACAATCGGGGCGATTAAAGCCGCGCCTAAAGGTGTTCCAACCAGGGCGCCGACAAACGAAGGTCGGAGGAGTCGCCAATCGACAGGACGATGGGTGGACAGAATATAGATGGCCGCCGAGGTCATTCCGATCGACTGAATCGCTAGGCCGAAGTTTCTGCCGAGGGAGCCAGGTAAGTCAAACAGCAGGACCAGCACCGGAAACGCAACTGTACCACCCCCCATCGGTGTCGAGCCGGCAACATAAGAACCAACAGACATCGTCAATGCAATCGGCCAATGGGATATCACCGTTGGCCAATAATTGCCGAGGGTAACGATGGTTAGCCAAATAAAGTAGAAGACTGTCAGCCAGGCGAGGAATGGC
It includes:
- a CDS encoding DUF421 domain-containing protein, which codes for MELLWAELNLSSIFFNDWDSLARTFVIGVAAYIALVLGLRVSGNRTLSKMNAFDFVVTIALGSTLATILLNKQTALAEGLVAFSVLIGLQYLVTWSSARAPWVKRIVTGEPRLVFYDGQFLKEEMKRSRITNEEVLSAIRSAGYADISNVGGVILETDGSCSVIQLTGDVTGSSLRDVSTKQASRGEFISSTS
- a CDS encoding NUDIX hydrolase, with the protein product MPQNETVFKGVRFNVERVWQGERPRDVMRHPGAAVILPLVDDNHVCLIKNYRIAVEQTLLELPAGTLEPNEAPEITAGRELEEETGYRADKIQLLSTYYPSPGVMDERMYTYLATGLTMHAPAREEGEEIENHVVTLNEAKTMIQDGRIADGKTIAGLLFYFQFRT
- a CDS encoding sulfite exporter TauE/SafE family protein, whose protein sequence is MGIPPVRSWPRIWPFLAWLTVFYFIWLTIVTLGNYWPTVISHWPIALTMSVGSYVAGSTPMGGGTVAFPVLVLLFDLPGSLGRNFGLAIQSIGMTSAAIYILSTHRPVDWRLLRPSFVGALVGTPLGAALIAPIVPDLWVKLIFGVIWASFGILHLVKLRELTSNQGVADQASPHEFSLGIFIGLVGGVASSITGVGIDMMIYATLVLLYRADLKIAIPTSVVLMAFTSLVGIGSNLVLAQARPEFYAIDPQVFSYWLAAAPIVALGAPFGAIVVNLISRTPTLIAVSILCIGQFVWTLVHEQVSGTMLIAALTGVAICNLAFQMLYSLGKQSDILISVDAAEQVIDQETPVLGEETL